The following coding sequences lie in one Syngnathus scovelli strain Florida chromosome 1, RoL_Ssco_1.2, whole genome shotgun sequence genomic window:
- the klhl4 gene encoding kelch-like protein 4 isoform X3 — protein sequence MSGKKEFDVKQILRLRWRWFSHSSQGSAGSGGVGGIGGYIQQDGTDHRGTPVQGRLKSHSRERGGGGLRKSSSPAHSILAPTPGPTPISVRAGQHSWQQQQQHTVPGLQVNEDTSKSTSSPSTTRKEDSNTGKEDVKSSKEEPAEMEARERLALSTFTRMNTNSSDEFFQATNHAEQTFRKMETYLQHKQLCDVLLIAGDHKIPAHRLVLSAVSDYFAAMFTSDVREAKQEEIKMEGVDPDALTSLVQFAYTGVLELKEETIESLLAAACLLQLSQVIQVCCNFLMKQLHPSNCLGIRSFADAQGCMDLLNVAHNYTMPSHSGPSSVYLSCSVSN from the exons ATGTCGGGGAAGAAGGAATTTGATGTGAAGCAGATCCTCAGGCTCCGCTGGCGCTGGTTCAGCCACTCGTCCCAAGGTTCGGCAGGAAGCGGTGGTGTCGGCGGGATAGGAGGTTACATTCAGCAGGATGGCACCGACCACAGGGGGACCCCAGTCCAGGGCCGGCTCAAGAGCCATTCCCGGGAAAGGGGTGGAGGAGGACTTAGGAAGTCAAGCAGCCCGGCCCACAGTATTCTGGCGCCGACGCCGGGACCCACTCCCATCAGTGTCAGAGCGGGTCAGCATTCATGgcagcaacaacagcaacacACTGTGCCGGGCCTTCAGGTCAATGAGGACACGTCTAAGAGCACTTCCTCACCCAGCACCACCAGGAAGGAGGACTCCAACACGGGCAAAGAAGATGTAAAGAGCAGCAAGGAAGAACCTGCAGAGATGGAGGCCAGAGAGAG GTTGGCTCTGAGTACCTTCACCAGAATGAACACCAACTCCTCTGACGAATTCTTCCAGGCCACAAATCACGCCGAGCAGACCTTCCGCAAGATGGAGACCTACCTGCAGCATAAGCAACTCTGTGATGTGCTCCTAATAGCAGGCGATCACAAGATACCAGCTCACAG ACTGGTTCTGAGCGCCGTCTCCGACTACTTTGCTGCAATGTTCACAAGCGATGTGAGGGAGGCCAAACAGGAGGAGATCAAGATGGAGGGGGTGGATCCGGATGCCCTCACCTCCCTAGTTCAATTTGCCTATACTG GTGTCCTTGAGTTGAAAGAGGAGACCATTGAGAGTTTATTGGCGGCAGCTTGCCTCTTGCAGCTCTCACAAGTCATCCAGGTTTGCTGCAACTTCCTGATGAAGCAGCTCCATCCCTCCAACTGCCTGGGTATACGCTCCTTTGCCGACGCGCAGGGCTGCATGGACCTTCTTAACGTGGCTCACAACTACACCATG CCTTCTCACTCAGGACCTTCATCTGTCTATCTGTCGTGCTCTGTGTCCAACTAG